A genomic segment from Carboxydocella sporoproducens DSM 16521 encodes:
- a CDS encoding YnfA family protein — MFKAAMLFILAGLAEIGGGYLVWLALREQKGWFYGIAGATILILYGILPTLQEFPSFGRVYAAYGGVFIALSLLWGWGIDGRQPDFWDGLGAAIALLGAGIILYAPRG, encoded by the coding sequence ATGTTTAAAGCAGCAATGCTGTTTATTCTGGCCGGTCTGGCGGAAATCGGGGGCGGCTATCTGGTCTGGCTGGCCTTGCGGGAGCAAAAGGGCTGGTTCTATGGAATCGCCGGGGCGACTATCCTCATTCTCTACGGTATTCTCCCCACCCTGCAGGAGTTTCCTTCCTTCGGGCGGGTTTACGCCGCTTACGGTGGTGTATTTATCGCCCTTTCGCTGCTCTGGGGCTGGGGGATTGATGGCAGACAGCCCGATTTCTGGGATGGGCTGGGTGCGGCCATAGCATTGCTAGGAGCTGGTATTATCCTCTATGCACCCCGGGGTTAA
- a CDS encoding YerC/YecD family TrpR-related protein encodes MNYRSKLEHPLVDRLFDAILLLQNREECYRFFEDICTVAEIQALAQRLEVARLLEANATYGEIAEQTGASSATISRVKRALYYGADGYKLILRRLAEEKGE; translated from the coding sequence ATGAACTATCGGTCCAAACTGGAACATCCACTGGTTGACCGGCTGTTTGACGCCATTTTGTTATTGCAAAACCGGGAGGAGTGCTATCGGTTTTTTGAGGATATCTGTACGGTGGCGGAAATCCAGGCCCTGGCCCAGCGCCTGGAGGTGGCCAGATTGCTGGAAGCCAATGCCACTTACGGGGAAATTGCGGAACAGACCGGGGCCAGCAGTGCCACTATCAGCCGGGTCAAACGGGCCCTCTATTACGGTGCTGATGGTTATAAGCTGATTTTGCGCCGTCTGGCCGAGGAGAAAGGGGAATAG
- the hisZ gene encoding ATP phosphoribosyltransferase regulatory subunit, giving the protein MEKEKFWRIPAGVRDWLPGERASRRQLEEVMTRTFALWGYREVATPTLEYWDSISLGLNDEGREVIKLIDRNGDILALRPDWTTPIARLTASRLAQWPLPLRLFYSGQVFTQVEPQVGRWREYGQAGVELIGLPGGWADGEVVALAAESLLAAGLKEFQLHLGHMGLLQGLMAEQGLTPEQEREVKAAVSRKDLVRAEQLLGRGAELLTLRGGREMLVRAEQLTRGPEAAQALAELGETMDYLEAYGLAERIVLDFSLLRGLDYYTGVIFEGFAPGLGFSLCGGGRYDGLLARFGQPLPATGFAIGYERLLLALERQGVNRQGMDTEVRLQRREKNWTEVLAEARRRRAAGEIVIVEG; this is encoded by the coding sequence ATGGAGAAAGAAAAATTCTGGCGCATACCGGCAGGAGTGCGAGACTGGTTGCCGGGGGAAAGAGCCAGCCGCAGGCAGCTGGAGGAGGTTATGACCCGGACTTTTGCCCTCTGGGGTTATCGGGAGGTGGCCACTCCCACCCTGGAATACTGGGATAGCATCAGCCTGGGCCTAAATGATGAGGGCAGGGAAGTCATTAAGTTAATTGACCGCAATGGCGATATTCTGGCCCTGCGGCCGGACTGGACCACTCCAATTGCCCGGCTGACGGCCAGTCGCCTGGCCCAGTGGCCCTTGCCCCTGCGCCTTTTTTACAGTGGCCAGGTTTTTACCCAGGTAGAACCGCAGGTAGGGCGCTGGCGGGAGTACGGCCAGGCCGGGGTGGAGTTGATCGGCTTGCCGGGAGGCTGGGCTGATGGGGAAGTAGTGGCCCTGGCTGCTGAAAGCCTGCTGGCCGCCGGCTTAAAGGAATTTCAACTGCATCTGGGACACATGGGATTACTGCAGGGTCTGATGGCTGAACAGGGCCTGACTCCTGAACAGGAGAGGGAAGTGAAAGCCGCTGTGTCCAGAAAAGACCTGGTGCGGGCGGAACAGCTGCTGGGTCGGGGAGCGGAACTGCTGACCCTGCGGGGAGGCCGGGAGATGCTGGTGCGGGCAGAGCAACTGACCAGGGGACCGGAAGCGGCTCAGGCTCTGGCCGAGCTGGGGGAAACCATGGACTACCTGGAGGCTTATGGCCTGGCGGAACGGATTGTCCTGGACTTCAGCCTGCTCAGAGGGCTGGATTATTATACCGGTGTAATTTTTGAAGGCTTTGCCCCCGGCCTGGGCTTCTCCCTTTGCGGAGGCGGCCGTTATGATGGGCTGCTGGCCCGCTTCGGGCAGCCGTTACCTGCTACTGGCTTTGCCATAGGCTATGAACGGCTGCTCCTGGCTCTGGAACGGCAGGGAGTAAATAGACAGGGGATGGATACCGAGGTACGGTTACAGCGGAGGGAAAAGAACTGGACAGAAGTGCTGGCTGAGGCCAGAAGGCGCCGGGCAGCAGGGGAGATAGTGATAGTGGAGGGATAA
- a CDS encoding accessory gene regulator ArgB-like protein → MLKKMAAWLATSQGLSAEDEEVLLYSLTILTTTLGNILGLALLAWLLDTGWETMAVTLPAVTLRMWAGGGHATAPWRCVMVGTTVMALLAWLTRTASYWLEPVVPVLVILAALITWRYAPAPAPNKPLSSRQQADKLRRRALITLTFWAIIIFLFWLLAVPAWLTAGMALGLFWQGLTVVPPVYHWLGKYF, encoded by the coding sequence ATGCTCAAGAAAATGGCAGCCTGGTTGGCCACCAGTCAGGGCCTATCGGCAGAGGACGAGGAAGTACTCCTTTACTCCTTGACCATCCTTACCACTACCCTCGGTAATATTCTGGGCCTGGCCCTGCTGGCCTGGCTGCTGGACACCGGGTGGGAAACCATGGCAGTAACCCTGCCTGCAGTTACCCTGCGCATGTGGGCCGGAGGTGGCCATGCCACTGCCCCCTGGCGCTGCGTTATGGTAGGAACTACCGTAATGGCTCTGCTGGCCTGGCTAACCCGGACGGCCTCCTACTGGTTGGAGCCGGTTGTGCCTGTGCTGGTAATACTGGCTGCCCTAATTACCTGGCGTTATGCTCCGGCGCCGGCCCCCAATAAGCCGCTGAGCAGCCGGCAACAGGCGGATAAACTGCGTCGACGGGCTTTGATTACCCTGACCTTCTGGGCGATTATCATCTTCTTGTTCTGGTTGCTGGCAGTACCGGCCTGGTTGACAGCAGGGATGGCTTTAGGTCTGTTCTGGCAGGGGTTAACGGTAGTGCCTCCTGTTTATCACTGGCTGGGCAAATATTTTTAG
- a CDS encoding cyclic lactone autoinducer peptide codes for MLKRILSGLVNVLLLLAQANVDITSSLFVYEPEVPKKLRK; via the coding sequence ATGTTGAAGCGGATCTTGAGCGGGTTGGTTAATGTGCTCTTGTTGCTGGCACAGGCTAATGTGGATATAACCAGTAGTCTGTTTGTCTATGAACCCGAAGTGCCGAAAAAATTGAGGAAATAG
- a CDS encoding sensor histidine kinase: MPSRQISRKVAFLIANILLQGWLFLLLVTLQLFWRYETRWSSVLRSDSLLITIGLLGVFCAILGVFMVREIIRMADVEEEARLQALQLEEAKEFNATLSAYRHDFLNHLQVIGGLIQLGKPQDAYEYLAEITAQLIGANKNRLVSQPEVEALLWKKKALAEEKGIRLQFNIRSNLGQAEISGLDLARILGNLLDNAIYAVKDLLPRDRIVTVSIEELEEGFRLAVHNWGPPIPVKLQRLIFERGFTTKGAEGNGLGLDIVATLVQKNRGKINLVSTEAEGTTFTVWLPRRDGNLAVTIWAGPGLWL, translated from the coding sequence ATGCCTTCCAGACAAATCAGCCGCAAAGTGGCTTTTTTAATCGCTAATATCCTCTTGCAAGGTTGGCTTTTCTTATTGCTGGTAACTTTACAGCTATTTTGGCGATACGAGACTCGCTGGAGTTCGGTGCTGAGAAGTGATAGCTTGCTCATCACCATCGGACTCCTGGGGGTCTTTTGCGCTATTTTGGGGGTATTCATGGTCAGGGAAATCATCCGTATGGCTGATGTGGAAGAAGAAGCTAGGCTGCAGGCTCTGCAACTGGAAGAGGCCAAAGAGTTTAATGCTACTTTAAGTGCTTATCGTCACGATTTCCTCAATCACCTCCAGGTCATCGGGGGCTTGATTCAACTGGGCAAGCCTCAGGATGCATACGAATACCTGGCGGAAATCACTGCCCAGTTGATCGGGGCCAATAAAAACCGGCTGGTCAGTCAGCCGGAGGTAGAAGCCCTGTTGTGGAAGAAGAAGGCACTGGCCGAGGAAAAAGGGATACGGTTACAGTTCAATATCCGCTCCAATCTGGGTCAGGCGGAAATCAGCGGTCTGGATCTGGCCCGCATCCTGGGCAATCTGCTGGATAATGCCATTTATGCTGTCAAGGATTTGTTGCCCCGGGACCGGATAGTTACTGTAAGCATCGAGGAACTGGAAGAAGGCTTTCGCCTGGCGGTACATAACTGGGGGCCCCCTATCCCCGTCAAACTGCAAAGACTAATCTTTGAGCGGGGTTTCACTACCAAAGGGGCTGAAGGCAATGGTCTGGGACTGGATATAGTAGCCACTCTGGTTCAGAAGAATCGCGGAAAAATCAACCTGGTCAGCACCGAAGCGGAGGGAACCACTTTTACTGTCTGGTTGCCCCGCCGGGACGGGAATCTGGCGGTTACCATTTGGGCTGGACCGGGCTTATGGCTCTAG
- the hisG gene encoding ATP phosphoribosyltransferase has translation MFSKNNDFLTVALPKGALFAEAVELLGRCGLNTDQLLGDSRKLFFTDAEQEVNYLICRPTDIPTFVEYGAADLGIVGKDTIAEQGKDVYELLDLKFGFCRFVVAAPKALTPITDWSQWAAARVATKFPRVAEQFFQSKGLQMEIIKLHGNIELAPLVGLADLIVDLVSTGRTLRENNLAEVEEIFPVTARLIANRVNLRIKDRRIGPLLEKLKFHTSQRHSDC, from the coding sequence ATGTTCAGTAAAAATAACGATTTCTTAACCGTTGCCCTGCCCAAGGGGGCTTTGTTTGCGGAGGCGGTGGAGTTGCTGGGCCGCTGTGGCTTAAATACAGACCAGTTGCTGGGGGACAGCCGCAAGCTCTTTTTTACTGATGCGGAACAGGAAGTTAATTACCTCATTTGCCGGCCCACGGATATTCCTACCTTTGTGGAATACGGAGCAGCGGATCTGGGGATAGTGGGGAAAGATACCATTGCCGAACAGGGCAAGGATGTTTATGAGTTGCTGGATTTGAAATTCGGTTTTTGCCGTTTTGTGGTAGCGGCTCCTAAGGCGCTCACTCCCATAACCGATTGGTCGCAATGGGCGGCAGCCCGGGTAGCCACCAAGTTTCCCCGGGTGGCGGAACAGTTTTTCCAGAGCAAAGGTTTGCAGATGGAAATTATCAAGCTGCATGGCAATATCGAGCTGGCTCCCCTGGTGGGGCTGGCGGACTTGATTGTGGATCTGGTTTCTACCGGTCGTACTTTGCGGGAAAACAATCTGGCGGAAGTGGAGGAGATTTTTCCGGTTACCGCTCGCCTGATTGCCAACCGGGTCAATCTGCGCATCAAGGATAGGCGGATCGGGCCGTTACTGGAAAAGCTGAAATTCCATACCAGCCAGCGGCACAGTGATTGTTGA
- the hisD gene encoding histidinol dehydrogenase, which yields MVFRILQAGSVEAERLLMKEYGDLACYEQAVREILAEVKCRGDEAVLAYTARFDGVELTAATMRVSEAEVAEAYTRVDEEFLAALRLARDNISAFHQKQLPKSWAEPDQKGNVLGQLVRPLERVGIYVPGGTADYPSSVLMNAIPARVAGVKEIVMVAPPRRDGRLSPYTLVAAREAGVTEIYKIGGAQAIAALAFGTETIRKVDLITGPGNIYVTLAKKEVYGRVNIDMLAGPSEILIIADETANPRYLAADLLSQAEHDVLASSVLLTPSRELAEAVAGEVEKQLQALERREIAAKSLVSYGGAIITADLEEAVALANRYAPEHLELQVQDPWQWLGLIQHAGAIFLGPYTPEPVGDYLAGPNHVLPTGGTARFYSALNVETFMKKTSLLSYTARGLKAEGEAIVKLANTEGLTAHARAVAVRLEDLTEEGEQ from the coding sequence ATGGTGTTCAGGATTTTGCAAGCCGGTTCGGTAGAGGCAGAACGGCTGTTAATGAAGGAATATGGCGATCTGGCCTGTTATGAACAGGCAGTCAGGGAGATCCTGGCGGAAGTCAAATGTCGAGGAGATGAGGCGGTACTGGCCTACACGGCCCGCTTTGACGGGGTAGAGCTAACAGCAGCCACCATGCGCGTATCCGAGGCAGAGGTAGCTGAGGCTTATACCCGGGTGGATGAGGAGTTTCTGGCGGCCCTGCGCCTGGCCCGGGATAATATTAGTGCCTTTCACCAGAAACAGCTGCCCAAATCCTGGGCAGAACCAGACCAAAAGGGGAATGTGCTGGGCCAGCTGGTAAGGCCCCTGGAGCGGGTAGGAATTTATGTCCCGGGGGGGACTGCCGATTATCCCTCCTCAGTGCTAATGAATGCCATTCCTGCCCGGGTAGCAGGGGTAAAGGAGATTGTTATGGTGGCTCCACCCAGGCGGGATGGACGTTTGAGTCCCTATACCCTGGTGGCGGCCCGGGAGGCAGGAGTGACGGAAATCTATAAAATCGGGGGAGCGCAGGCTATCGCTGCCCTGGCCTTTGGCACCGAAACCATCCGGAAGGTGGACCTGATTACCGGTCCGGGCAATATCTATGTTACCCTGGCCAAGAAGGAAGTCTATGGCCGGGTCAATATCGACATGCTGGCCGGGCCCAGTGAAATCCTGATTATCGCTGATGAGACTGCCAATCCTCGTTATCTGGCAGCTGACCTTCTATCCCAGGCTGAACATGATGTGCTGGCTTCCTCAGTGTTGCTCACCCCCAGCCGGGAGCTGGCAGAAGCGGTAGCTGGGGAAGTGGAAAAACAGCTGCAGGCCCTGGAGAGACGGGAAATAGCGGCTAAAAGTCTGGTGTCTTACGGTGGGGCAATTATCACTGCTGATCTGGAGGAAGCGGTAGCACTGGCTAACCGCTATGCTCCTGAACACCTGGAATTGCAAGTGCAGGACCCCTGGCAATGGCTGGGCCTTATTCAGCATGCCGGTGCCATTTTTCTCGGACCCTATACACCGGAACCGGTAGGGGACTATCTGGCCGGGCCCAACCATGTGCTGCCGACTGGTGGTACCGCCCGTTTCTATTCCGCCCTTAATGTGGAGACATTTATGAAGAAAACCAGCCTCCTTTCCTATACCGCCCGGGGTTTGAAAGCAGAAGGAGAGGCCATTGTCAAACTGGCTAATACAGAAGGATTGACCGCCCATGCCAGGGCAGTAGCGGTACGCCTGGAAGACCTGACAGAGGAGGGAGAGCAGTGA
- the hisC gene encoding histidinol-phosphate transaminase yields the protein MIEARAWLQALKPYDPHELPWRVKLDANENPHPFPAPVLAEMLATLSTGLFQRYPDATASQLRVELAAYCGVEADQILLGNGSDEILHLVCQAYVGPGRQAVYGGPSFAMYAINTLATGGTPVEVPLDEEFNLELAPLLEQAQQPATGAVFICTPNNPTGNLVGRDEIIQVLERTEALVVVDEAYYEFCGQTVVDLLPRYPQLLILRTFSKAFGLAGLRVGYALGNRELIRELHKVRQPYNLNAFSQLAALTALRHRELFVQQIETILKDKEELSRELAEIAGVKKVWPSAANFLLVEFDRPAQAVAAALAERGILVRFLGHPRLTNCLRITVGTMEENRLLMANVKEVLAK from the coding sequence GTGATTGAGGCGCGCGCCTGGCTACAGGCCCTTAAACCTTATGATCCCCACGAATTACCCTGGCGGGTGAAACTGGATGCCAATGAAAACCCCCATCCGTTTCCGGCACCGGTGCTGGCCGAAATGCTGGCGACTTTGTCGACCGGTCTGTTTCAGCGCTATCCTGACGCTACTGCCAGTCAGCTGCGGGTTGAGCTGGCGGCCTACTGTGGGGTAGAAGCTGACCAGATTCTGCTGGGCAATGGCTCGGATGAAATCCTGCATCTGGTCTGCCAGGCTTATGTTGGACCCGGGCGCCAGGCGGTTTATGGTGGACCCAGTTTTGCCATGTATGCCATCAATACTCTGGCTACTGGTGGTACCCCGGTTGAAGTGCCGCTGGATGAGGAATTCAACCTGGAACTGGCGCCTTTACTGGAACAGGCACAGCAGCCAGCTACCGGGGCAGTCTTTATCTGTACCCCTAATAACCCTACCGGCAACCTGGTGGGAAGAGATGAGATCATTCAGGTGCTGGAAAGGACCGAGGCCCTGGTGGTAGTGGATGAGGCCTACTACGAATTCTGCGGGCAAACGGTAGTGGATTTGCTGCCCCGTTACCCCCAGCTCCTGATTCTCCGTACCTTTTCCAAAGCCTTTGGCCTGGCGGGACTGAGGGTGGGCTATGCCCTGGGTAACCGGGAGCTAATCAGGGAACTGCATAAAGTGCGCCAGCCCTATAATCTCAATGCCTTTAGCCAGCTGGCAGCATTGACGGCATTACGCCACCGGGAGCTGTTTGTCCAGCAAATAGAGACTATCTTAAAGGATAAAGAGGAACTGAGCCGGGAGCTGGCAGAGATAGCGGGGGTGAAAAAAGTTTGGCCCAGTGCCGCCAATTTCCTGCTGGTGGAATTTGACCGGCCAGCGCAAGCAGTAGCTGCTGCTTTGGCTGAACGGGGGATACTGGTGCGTTTTCTGGGCCATCCCCGTTTGACTAATTGTCTGCGAATTACTGTGGGTACAATGGAGGAAAACCGCCTGCTGATGGCGAATGTAAAAGAGGTGCTGGCAAAATGA
- the hisB gene encoding imidazoleglycerol-phosphate dehydratase HisB translates to MNRTIAVERTTRETRVKVVLELDQIRPPRIETGVGFFDHLLTQIGQHGLFGLTVEASGDLQIDAHHTVEDVGITLGQALVRALGDKAGINRFGEATVPLDDALVQVVVDLSGRPYLNFDLTFPRAQVGNFDLELVEEFCRALVNHGGLNLHVRGLAGHNCHHLAEACFKALGRALGQATMVNPRIPGVLSSKGVL, encoded by the coding sequence ATGAACCGAACCATAGCGGTGGAGAGGACAACCAGGGAAACCCGGGTGAAGGTGGTACTGGAACTGGACCAGATACGTCCGCCCCGGATCGAGACCGGGGTCGGGTTTTTCGATCATCTTCTGACCCAGATCGGACAGCATGGGCTCTTCGGGCTGACAGTGGAAGCCAGTGGGGACTTGCAGATTGATGCCCATCATACTGTGGAAGATGTGGGCATCACCCTGGGACAGGCCCTGGTACGCGCACTGGGGGATAAAGCGGGAATTAACCGCTTTGGGGAGGCGACAGTGCCGCTGGATGATGCCCTGGTCCAGGTAGTAGTGGACTTGAGTGGCCGGCCTTACCTCAATTTCGACCTGACCTTTCCCCGGGCCCAGGTAGGCAATTTTGACCTGGAACTGGTGGAGGAATTCTGCCGGGCCCTGGTTAACCACGGGGGCTTGAACCTGCATGTGCGCGGTCTGGCGGGGCACAATTGCCACCACCTGGCCGAGGCCTGTTTCAAGGCTCTGGGGAGGGCTCTGGGTCAGGCGACTATGGTAAATCCCCGCATTCCGGGGGTTTTGTCCAGCAAGGGTGTATTATGA